One Triticum dicoccoides isolate Atlit2015 ecotype Zavitan chromosome 5B, WEW_v2.0, whole genome shotgun sequence genomic window carries:
- the LOC119309555 gene encoding glutamate receptor 2.9-like, with translation MTTAQALFRASTAALRRHGLLIVILLLLIGAYGVAAQGGGVVPPRRRRQVVDVGVILDTKTWVGNTSWTCMELALDDFYADASHARYRTRLKLHLRDTGPGAVDAASAGIDLLKNVRVQAIVGPQTSTQAKFLAELGNKSTVPIISFSADCPSRSGLTPYFIRTAWNDSSQAEAIASLVQKYNWREVVPVYEDDDDTNIKFIPDLIDALKQVDTRVSYRCKIHPSATEDDMKTAISNLKRNWTSVFVVRMSHTLAHKFFQLAKQEGMMSQGFVWITAYGLTDIFDVVGSPALDVMQGVLGVKPHVQDTVELQNFRQRWRRKYRLENPGTSLSELTVSGLYAYDTIWALALAAEKAGYVNSDFGPSLIKNASTDFDRIDTSKPAEKLRDALLKVNFLGISGKFHIENMQLVSSNYTIVNIVGQERREVGFWTPGSGISGSPKMKSDLNTIIWPGNNETAPRGWIFPTNKTLKIGMPVKPGFEEFVRFENGKATGFCVDVFEAVVKELSYEVPRRYLQFGDGEGSSNGTYDELVYEVYLKRYDAVVGDITILANRSSYVDFTLPYTESGVRMLVPVQDRRQKTAWTFLRPLTADLWLGTGAFFVFTGFVVWSIEHRINQDFRGSPTSQIGSVFYFSFSTLVFAHREQILNNFSRIAIVVWLFVVLIVQQSYTASLSSILTVEQLQPTVTNLEEVIRNGGNVGYLNDSFLPGLLKRLKIDESKMIPFDSPVEYDEALSTGKVAVIVDEIPYLKVFLSKYCQKYTMVGPTYKFDGFGYAFPRGSPLTPDISRGILKFASDDRMVKMQKDLYGDTSCPDKDDSQTSSSLTLHSFQGLFIISGASSVLALILHAAITIYNNRHEFSSDSSQSSWRRWPAILSKLFHGDDSPSNTPDKDEAAAENAGGAVETPLSIHIPNHIVEHLSDTDTGSPPEGEGTPGRELSVQDTEPLSFAYMHSEREQNRAASLSRSGSLIRRRQISME, from the exons ATGACGACGGCGCAGGCGCTCTTCCGGGCCTCCACGGCGGCCCTCCGGCGCCACGGCCTTCTCATCGTCATCCTGCTTCTGCTGATCGGCGCTTACGGTGTCGCGGCGCAGGGGGGTGGTGTGGTgcctccgcggcggcggcggcaggtggtGGACGTAGGGGTGATCTTGGACACGAAGACGTGGGTGGGGAACACCAGCTGGACGTGCATGGAGCTGGCCCTCGACGACTTCTACGCCGACGCTAGCCACGCCCGCTACCGCACCAGGCTGAAGCTCCACCTCCGGGACACTGGCCCCGGCGCCGTCGACGCCGCGTCCGCAG GCATTGATCTGCTGAAAAATGTCCGAGTGCAAGCGATTGTTGGACCACAGACTTCAACTCAGGCTAAATTTCTCGCGGAGCTGGGGAACAAATCAACGGTTCCGATAATTTCATTCTCCGCAGATTGCCCGTCACGATCGGGCCTAACACCATACTTCATCCGGACTGCATGGAATGACTCCTCTCAAGCAGAGGCTATTGCCTCACTTGTTCAGAAATACAATTGGAGGGAAGTTGTCCCTgtctatgaggatgatgatgataccAATATCAAATTCATTCCCGACCTTATTGATGCCCTCAAACAAGTCGACACTCGTGTTTCATACAGGTGCAAGATCCATCCTTCAGCTACAGAGGATGATATGAAGACAGCTATCTCAAACTTGAAACGGAATTGGACAAGCGTATTTGTTGTGCGTATGTCGCATACTTTAGCGCATAAGTTTTTTCAGCTTGCCAAACAGGAAGGGATGATGAGCCAGGGCTTTGTCTGGATTACCGCGTATGGCTTGACAGATATCTTTGATGTGGTTGGTTCGCCGGCACTTGATGTGATGCAAGGAGTTCTTGGGGTGAAACCTCATGTTCAAGATACCGTGGAACTTCAAAACTTTAGACAGAGATGGCGCAGGAAGTATCGATTAGAGAATCCAGGCACCTCATTAAGTGAGCTCACAGTATCTGGCCTCTATGCTTATGATACCATATGGGCGTTAGCATTAGCAGCAGAGAAGGCTGGATATGTGAATTCAGACTTTGGGCCGTCTTTAATAAAGAATGCTTCCACTGACTTTGACAGAATAGATACTTCAAAACCTGCTGAAAAACTGCGAGATGCACTCCTAAAGGTCAATTTTTTGGGCATCAGCGGGAAATTTCACATTGAAAACATGCAGTTAGTATCATCAAACTACACAATAGTCAACATTGTTGGTCAGGAGAGAAGAGAAGTCGGTTTTTGGACTCCAGGATCTGGCATCTCTGGTAGTCCAAAAATGAAGTCTGATCTTAACACCATCATATGGCCAGGAAATAATGAAACTGCACCTAGAGGCTGGATATTTCCAACGAATAAAACTCTCAAAATAGGCATGCCTGTGAAACCTGGGTTTGAAGAATTTGTAAGATTTGAAAATGGTAAAGCCACGGGGTTCTGCGTCGATGTATTTGAGGCAGTAGTTAAAGAATTATCCTATGAAGTACCCCGTCGCTATTTGCAGTTTGGAGATGGGGAAGGATCGAGTAACGGAACTTATGATGAGCTTGTCTACGAAGTTTATCTTAAG AGATATGATGCAGTTGTAGGTGATATAACAATCTTGGCCAACCGTTCTTCCTATGTGGACTTTACTCTTCCTTACACGGAGTCAGGGGTACGCATGTTGGTTCCAGTTCAGGACCGGAGACAGAAGACTGCATGGACATTCCTAAGACCTTTGACAGCTGACCTATGGTTAGGAACTGGGGCCTTCTTTGTCTTCACAGGTTTTGTAGTCTGGAGTATTGAGCATAGAATAAATCAAGACTTCCGAGGTTCCCCAACCAGTCAAATTGGATCAGTCTTCTACTTCTCCTTCTCAACACTAGTATTTGCTCACAGGGAGCAGATCCTGAACAACTTCTCAAGAATTGCAATAGTTGTTTGGCTTTTCGTTGTGCTAATAGTGCAGCAGAGTTATACTGCAAGCTTAAGCTCGATCCTTACAGTGGAGCAACTTCAGCCAACAGTCACAAATTTAGAAGAAGTTATCAGAAATGGGGGCAATGTTGGCTACCTCAATGATTCTTTCTTGcctgggcttttgaaaaggttgaaaattgatgaATCAAAAATGATTCCCTTTGACTCCCCTGTGGAATACGATGAAGCGTTATCAACTGGAAAAGTTGCCGTCATTGTTGATGAGATACCATACCTTAAGGTGTTCCTTTCAAAGTATTGCCAGAAGTACACAATGGTTGGACCAACCTACAAGTTTGATGGATTTGGTTAT GCATTTCCTCGAGGCTCTCCACTCACACCTGATATTTCGAGGGGAATACTGAAATTCGCATCAGATGACAGAATGGTTAAGATGCAGAAAGACTTGTATGGCGATACGTCATGCCCCGACAAAGATGACTCCCAAACTTCAAGTAGCCTTACATTGCACAGCTTTCAGGGGCTGTTCATCATCAGCGGAGCATCTTCAGTGCTGGCATTAATCCTGCACGCTGCCATAACCATTTATAACAACCGACATGAATTCAGCAGTGACAGCAGTCAGAGTTCATGGCGCAGATGGCCTGCCATTCTCTCCAAGCTCTTCCATGGGGACGATAGTCCTTCTAACACTCCAGATAAAGATGAAGCCGCAGCGGAAAATGCTGGTGGTGCAGTTGAGACCCCACTGAGCATACACATACCTAATCACATTGTCGAGCACCTGTCAGACACGGATACAGGAAGCCCACCGGAAGGAGAAGGAACACCAGGCAGGGAGCTCTCAGTTCAGGACACGGAACCGCTGTCGTTTGCTTACATGCATTCTGAGAGAGAGCAAAATAGAGCAGCTTCCTTGTCTCGGAGTGGGAGCTTGATTCGCAGGAGGCAGATAAGCATGGAATGA